CGTTACAACGTCAGCTTCGAGGATATCCGCCGCGTTTATCTGCCGACGATGCGACATCGCGTGATCCTGAACTTCGAAGCTCAAGCCGAAGGACTCGACACCGACCATGTGCTGCTCGAGATCTTGGAGAAACTACCCGAGAAGAGTGACGACGAGCCGATCGTGGCCCGCGTCGCAAATCGTTAACTTTCGCCTGTCTCGCTTCGCCGCCCCTGCCAGAGGACGCACCCGCGCGTATGCCTGTCACGACGACTTCTTCGATCGAATTGCTCTCGCCCAAGATGCTGGCTCAGCTCGAACGTCTCGAGTTGGTCAGCCGGAAGATTTTTCGTGGGCGGATGAAGGGAGAACGACGCAGCAAACGCAAAGGGCAGAGCGTCGAGTTCGCCGACTTTCGCAATTACGTCCACGGCGACGATCTCCGCTTTATCGACTGGAACACCTACGCGCGACTCGATAAGCTCTTCCTCAAGCTCTTCCTGGAAGAAGAAGACCTCCACTTCTTTACGCTGATCGACGCCAGCACCTCGATGGATTTCGGCGAGCCGACCAAGCTTCACTTCGCCAAACAGATGGCCGCGGCCCTCTGCTACATCGGCCTCTGTCGCGCTGACCGCGTCAAGTGCGAATCCTTCGGCACGCCGCTCCGAAAACCGGGCCCCGTCTTACGCGGCAGGCATAGCCTGATGCGGATGCTCGATCATATCAATCAGATCGAACCCGGCGAAAACGTGCCGCTGCTCGATGCGGTCAAATCGTTCTGTCTCCGCAACCAAGGCAAAGGAGTCTTGGTGCTGATCACCGACCTGATGGACAAGTCAGGCTACGAGGCGGCCTTCCGCTTTCTCACCGCCCAGCAAATGGACGTTTACGTCATTCATACCCTGTCACCGGTCGAACTGAACCCCGAAGACCAAATCAAAGGCGACTTGCGACTGGTCGACAGCGAAGACGCTGACGCCGCCGAAATCACCGTCAGCCGACCGCTGCTTGAGAAATACAAAAAGACCCTCAACGCGTTTGTCGAAGGGGCCAAGTCGTATTGCACCAAACGCGGCATGACTTACATGCTGGCGAATACGGAAACGCCGGTCGATCAAATCGTCTCCTCCTATCTGCGTCAGAGGGGGCTCGTCCGCTAATGTTTCTCCCGACGCTAGGTTGGTTGGGTTGGACGCTGCTGGCCGTCGTGCCGGCCGCGATCATCGCCCTCTATTTTTTGAAGTTGCGCCGTCAGCCGATCGAAGTGCCCAGCACCTATCTTTGGAGCCGCACGATCGAGGATCTGCACGTCAACAGTCTCTGGCAACGACTGCGGCAAAGCATCCTGCTGCTGTTGCAACTGCTGTTCGTACTGCTGCTGATCCTCGCTTGTCTGCGTCCCGGCATGCAGGGACAAAAGCTGATCGGCGATCGGTTTGTCTTTCTCGTCGACAATTCGGCCAGTATGAGCTCTGCAGATGTCGCAGGGCAAAAAGACCGCTTGGCCGAAGCCAAACGCCGCATCGCCGAAATGATCGACCAAATGCAATCGGGCGACGTCGCGATGCTGGTCAGCTTCGCCGATCGCGCCAAGATCGAACAAGCGTTTACTGACGACCGTCGGATCTTGCAGCGCAAGCTGACCGCGATCGAACCGACCAATCGAGTCAGCGACATCAGCGAAGCGCTCCGCGTTGCGTCGGGCCTGGCCAATCCGGGTCAAACAGCGTTTAGCGAAGGAGACGCAGGCGTCGCCGAAGCGAAGCCTGCGACGTTGTACATCTTCAGCGATGGGCGATTTCCCCCGATCGCCGACTTTACGTTTGGCAATCTGGCCCCGGTTTATGTGCCGATCGGCGATCCCTTGAGCGGCAACGTCGGCATCGTCGCGTTCAGCACGCAGCGCAACCCCGATCGCAATAATGAACTGCAAGCCTATGCCCGTATCGAACGCTTTGGCGCCGCGCCCGATGAGATCGCCGCCCAACTCTACTACAACGACGAACTGCTCGACGCGCAAACCGTGAAGCTGCCGGAAGAAGGCGCCGCCGGCATTCAGTTTGAACTGGGTAATCTGGACGCCGGCAAGTTGCGTCTGCAAATCGAAGTCGAAGATGCGCTCGCCAATGACAATATCGCTTACGCGGCGATCAATCCCCCCCGCAAAGCGAACGTGTTGATGGTCACCGCGGGGAACGACTACTTTCGCCTGGCGATGGCGACCGAAGCGATTGACCGCCTGGCTCGCACCACCACGGTCGAGCCCAGCTATTTGCAGGAAGACCAGTACAAGCAGGAAGCGGCGACCGGCGTCTTTGACTTGATTATCTACGACAACTGCTCGCCGGAGACGATGCCCGAATCGAGCACGCTCTTCCTGGGAGCGATCCCGCCTGGCGATCAGTGGAAGTTGGGGGAAGAAGTGACCGTGCCGCAGGTGATCGACATCGCCCATTCGCATCCGATGATGAACTTTATCGAGATGACCAACGTGATGATCGGTTACGCGACCCCGGTCGAAGTCTCCGGGGGGACAACGCTGATCGATTCGCAGTTTGGTCCGCTGTTGGCGATCGCGCCGCGCAAAGGCTTTGAAGACGCCGTCCTCGGCTTTCATTTTCTGATCGAGAAAGATGGCTCGCTCCTCTACAACACCGAATGGCCGAAACGCCAAAGCTTTCCGGTCTTTGTCAAAAACGTGATCGAGTATCTCGGC
The nucleotide sequence above comes from Blastopirellula sp. J2-11. Encoded proteins:
- a CDS encoding vWA domain-containing protein; amino-acid sequence: MFLPTLGWLGWTLLAVVPAAIIALYFLKLRRQPIEVPSTYLWSRTIEDLHVNSLWQRLRQSILLLLQLLFVLLLILACLRPGMQGQKLIGDRFVFLVDNSASMSSADVAGQKDRLAEAKRRIAEMIDQMQSGDVAMLVSFADRAKIEQAFTDDRRILQRKLTAIEPTNRVSDISEALRVASGLANPGQTAFSEGDAGVAEAKPATLYIFSDGRFPPIADFTFGNLAPVYVPIGDPLSGNVGIVAFSTQRNPDRNNELQAYARIERFGAAPDEIAAQLYYNDELLDAQTVKLPEEGAAGIQFELGNLDAGKLRLQIEVEDALANDNIAYAAINPPRKANVLMVTAGNDYFRLAMATEAIDRLARTTTVEPSYLQEDQYKQEAATGVFDLIIYDNCSPETMPESSTLFLGAIPPGDQWKLGEEVTVPQVIDIAHSHPMMNFIEMTNVMIGYATPVEVSGGTTLIDSQFGPLLAIAPRKGFEDAVLGFHFLIEKDGSLLYNTEWPKRQSFPVFVKNVIEYLGDVRQGAADLSIRPGLPIELRTSTPVAEVKVSPPTGRERTIGREGKNIFSFSETDQLGTYSVREGSGPDVTQSFSVNIFDAQESNILPTEAIATDWGEPIEGQSSWEPVRVDFWKWIVAAAIVVLLVEWWIYNRRVYL
- a CDS encoding DUF58 domain-containing protein, whose product is MPVTTTSSIELLSPKMLAQLERLELVSRKIFRGRMKGERRSKRKGQSVEFADFRNYVHGDDLRFIDWNTYARLDKLFLKLFLEEEDLHFFTLIDASTSMDFGEPTKLHFAKQMAAALCYIGLCRADRVKCESFGTPLRKPGPVLRGRHSLMRMLDHINQIEPGENVPLLDAVKSFCLRNQGKGVLVLITDLMDKSGYEAAFRFLTAQQMDVYVIHTLSPVELNPEDQIKGDLRLVDSEDADAAEITVSRPLLEKYKKTLNAFVEGAKSYCTKRGMTYMLANTETPVDQIVSSYLRQRGLVR